The following proteins come from a genomic window of Proteiniphilum propionicum:
- a CDS encoding adenylate kinase: protein MLNIVIFGAPGSGKGTQSARLVEKYGLKHVSTGEILRSEIRAGSQLGQLAESYMSKGELVPDDVVIDILEELIERNGKIKGFIFDGFPRTLTQGEALSKMLMKHDEDVNVVISLDVEDEELIDRLLKRGQISGRKDDNRKTIESRLRVYYNQTSPLKDFYKEQGILRVIRGTGTVDEIFNAIEDEIDQLVV from the coding sequence ATGTTGAATATTGTTATTTTTGGTGCTCCGGGATCGGGAAAAGGGACACAAAGTGCTAGACTTGTTGAGAAATACGGACTCAAACACGTTTCCACCGGAGAAATACTTAGGAGTGAGATCAGAGCAGGCTCGCAATTGGGACAATTGGCTGAGTCCTATATGTCGAAAGGAGAGCTGGTACCAGATGATGTAGTAATTGATATCTTAGAAGAACTTATTGAAAGGAACGGCAAAATTAAAGGCTTTATTTTCGATGGTTTTCCACGGACACTTACACAAGGCGAAGCATTAAGTAAAATGCTTATGAAACACGATGAAGATGTGAATGTTGTGATAAGCTTGGATGTGGAGGATGAGGAACTGATTGACAGATTGCTTAAAAGAGGGCAAATCTCAGGCAGGAAAGATGATAACCGAAAGACTATTGAATCGAGACTGAGGGTTTATTACAATCAGACATCTCCTTTAAAGGATTTTTATAAAGAACAAGGCATTTTGAGAGTGATCCGTGGAACAG
- a CDS encoding transcriptional regulator produces the protein MNDNRPYITINLKPILHDFMLHEFNSTEDGAILLTERHDIGRYINTMWSVSDKPVKEKEYMFPVKMIIPLKSNSAYILKYNFIHVTTWKHVQIINYIEAEFQRRIKDYFSIGYEKKFKQVDIINGFLQAYNIKNNQLNFDQVKKLDYRNRYRFRESIAKSIEASIIQ, from the coding sequence ATGAACGACAATAGACCATACATTACAATCAACCTAAAACCAATTTTGCACGACTTCATGCTGCATGAATTTAACAGCACTGAAGATGGCGCAATACTGCTAACAGAAAGGCACGACATAGGGCGTTACATTAACACTATGTGGTCAGTATCCGACAAACCGGTTAAGGAAAAAGAGTATATGTTTCCGGTGAAGATGATCATCCCACTCAAGTCAAATAGTGCCTACATCCTTAAATACAACTTCATTCATGTTACTACATGGAAGCACGTACAAATTATCAACTACATAGAGGCAGAATTTCAAAGGAGAATTAAAGATTACTTCTCTATCGGATATGAAAAGAAATTTAAGCAGGTGGACATTATAAATGGGTTCCTTCAGGCTTACAACATTAAGAATAATCAATTGAATTTCGATCAGGTGAAGAAATTAGATTACAGAAATCGTTACCGTTTTAGAGAATCAATCGCAAAATCGATAGAAGCATCTATAATTCAATGA
- a CDS encoding sll1863 family stress response protein — MKKDEFKEKTQKVLNDLADYISKLEDKAGEIADDAKEEYRERLEKLKEIRETLSIKLDEYENVADNKWDVIKESAGSFISTVADAWRENYDKVAEAFKKDKSTKNTDTEEDSDAPDYYTNRDD, encoded by the coding sequence ATGAAGAAAGATGAATTCAAAGAAAAGACACAGAAAGTTTTGAACGATCTGGCCGACTATATTTCAAAACTTGAAGATAAAGCCGGAGAGATAGCTGATGACGCAAAGGAAGAATACCGGGAGCGGTTAGAAAAACTGAAAGAAATAAGGGAAACCCTTTCAATCAAATTAGATGAGTATGAAAATGTTGCCGACAATAAATGGGATGTGATAAAAGAGAGTGCCGGCAGTTTCATCTCTACTGTAGCCGATGCATGGAGAGAGAATTACGATAAGGTTGCTGAAGCATTTAAAAAAGATAAATCCACAAAAAACACTGATACCGAAGAAGATTCAGATGCTCCCGACTATTATACAAACCGGGATGATTAG
- a CDS encoding virulence-associated E family protein: MSIIKLPEINAGALEFVDDRIQDIVDTINEAFVVRTSCLDPSKFSIESKDKSRYRYQPTMDTLYLYLKGIGKSISRTDLRIMLRDQNYFDQENPILNYFDKIRGTYKGESHIDKLCNHITPRSFDKEPDYYRERMNFLIRKWMVASVAQWKDGIPNAVALGFISMEEYIGKTFLTRFFLPESLEGYYVQPENDSRFSLSDVFTRYLIVCFDDLVGINKGTARIEEFKKYTRSQMILVQRRNDEFPTERNRVAVPMFTANRTAEMGGFLTQNHGTSRYGTIEVEKIDKRYSQRVKVDQMWAEALMLYENSEFDPFYSDEYIQELQEYNQRYLIQTDEEKYVKLYILPPDDEEDEEAEWLTASDIVHRLRKERKILSADRMRVTPQTVGKALSSLGFKKESKRGPKKNYPEYKYRVKFNF; encoded by the coding sequence ATGAGCATAATTAAACTACCTGAGATTAACGCCGGTGCCCTGGAATTCGTGGATGATCGTATACAGGACATTGTAGACACCATTAACGAGGCATTTGTTGTGAGGACATCATGTCTGGATCCAAGCAAATTTAGCATTGAAAGTAAAGATAAAAGCAGATACCGGTACCAACCAACAATGGACACTTTGTACCTATATCTTAAAGGTATTGGAAAATCAATTTCAAGAACAGATCTTCGCATCATGCTTAGAGATCAGAATTATTTTGACCAGGAGAATCCTATACTTAATTATTTTGATAAGATAAGAGGGACGTATAAAGGTGAGAGTCACATAGACAAGCTTTGTAACCATATAACTCCGAGATCATTTGATAAAGAGCCTGACTATTATCGTGAACGTATGAATTTCCTTATTCGTAAATGGATGGTTGCAAGCGTGGCCCAGTGGAAGGATGGAATTCCTAACGCTGTAGCACTCGGTTTTATATCAATGGAGGAATATATCGGAAAAACATTTTTAACCCGCTTCTTTCTGCCTGAATCGCTCGAGGGATACTATGTTCAGCCTGAGAATGACAGTAGATTTTCATTATCCGATGTTTTCACACGCTATCTGATAGTTTGCTTTGATGATCTGGTAGGTATTAATAAAGGTACGGCCAGGATAGAAGAATTTAAAAAGTATACACGCTCGCAAATGATCTTGGTGCAAAGACGTAACGATGAGTTTCCAACGGAACGTAACAGGGTTGCAGTGCCAATGTTCACAGCTAACCGTACAGCAGAAATGGGCGGTTTCCTGACGCAAAATCACGGTACTAGCCGATACGGCACAATAGAGGTCGAGAAGATTGATAAACGCTACTCTCAGCGAGTTAAAGTTGATCAAATGTGGGCTGAAGCATTGATGTTGTACGAAAACTCAGAGTTTGATCCATTCTACAGCGATGAATACATTCAGGAGCTGCAGGAGTACAATCAAAGATACCTTATCCAGACAGACGAAGAGAAGTATGTGAAGCTTTATATACTCCCTCCTGATGATGAAGAAGACGAAGAAGCCGAATGGCTTACAGCAAGCGATATTGTACACCGGTTAAGGAAGGAAAGAAAGATTCTGTCGGCCGATCGAATGAGAGTTACACCTCAGACAGTAGGTAAAGCATTAAGTTCTTTAGGATTTAAAAAAGAATCTAAGCGCGGACCAAAAAAGAATTACCCTGAGTATAAGTATAGAGTTAAATTTAATTTTTAA
- a CDS encoding DUF6633 family protein: MSDLKQQIFDRYPSWPAFLQDQSPEQLIVNYDFVNNFNDVYTTSDITLKLLTELYKLKKSYAGYEYLERWLNFLNDFLNINKGLQPGVIKQLSYILYAKYSHFRLSDMKLLFNYILDSRYGTFYGSIDTQRISSSFFGYNNERKEAFTKIEKEIEEQQKQSGRDTPSQLPDYNKHPSLMRYSPIEKIRELAKSKTI; the protein is encoded by the coding sequence ATGAGTGATTTAAAACAGCAAATATTTGATAGATACCCAAGCTGGCCTGCATTTCTTCAGGACCAGTCACCTGAGCAACTGATAGTGAATTACGACTTCGTGAATAACTTCAATGATGTGTACACTACCTCAGATATTACTCTTAAACTTCTTACAGAATTATACAAGCTGAAGAAATCTTATGCCGGTTACGAATACCTTGAACGCTGGCTGAATTTCCTGAATGATTTTCTAAATATCAACAAAGGCCTTCAGCCGGGAGTGATCAAACAACTCTCTTATATCCTTTACGCAAAATATAGTCATTTCAGACTATCGGATATGAAGCTTCTTTTCAATTACATCCTTGATAGCCGTTACGGAACGTTCTACGGAAGCATAGACACACAACGCATTTCATCGAGCTTTTTCGGTTATAACAACGAGAGAAAAGAGGCTTTTACTAAGATAGAAAAGGAAATTGAAGAACAGCAAAAACAATCAGGACGTGACACACCCTCACAGCTGCCTGATTACAACAAACATCCTAGCCTGATGAGATACTCACCAATTGAGAAGATAAGAGAACTGGCTAAATCTAAAACAATATGA
- a CDS encoding exonuclease domain-containing protein: protein MKYDFVAVDFENADSDQFACSVGIVAVKNNVAVEEVYHLIQPPGNRYGETQKIIHKIYPSHTENSPTFEEIWPEIEKYFSDQHLVMHNAPTDRSILHKTLSYYFIEIPDYTYSDTCFDLDCGKISLPILAKSYNIKFVNHHNALEDARATAQIWLKHINGITPDQQIIDKERDKPKKGLYADKKLDPDLYKKDLSKADKSSPFYDRKVVITGDFSDRIKMARKLKLMGADINSNITRKTHFVIIGDNPGPRKMETLNKLRFDGYSITTLSEDDLNRIFEGNLCKNNPVGQQSSSKYREK from the coding sequence ATGAAATACGATTTTGTTGCCGTTGATTTCGAAAATGCCGATAGCGATCAGTTCGCATGTTCTGTTGGAATTGTAGCCGTTAAAAACAATGTAGCAGTAGAAGAAGTTTACCATCTCATTCAACCCCCAGGAAATAGATACGGGGAAACTCAAAAAATTATCCATAAGATTTATCCAAGTCATACGGAAAACTCCCCCACCTTCGAAGAGATTTGGCCAGAAATTGAAAAATATTTCTCCGACCAACATTTGGTAATGCATAATGCACCAACGGATAGATCGATCCTACATAAGACGCTTTCCTATTATTTTATTGAAATACCTGATTACACTTACAGTGATACTTGCTTTGATTTAGATTGTGGTAAAATAAGCTTGCCAATTTTAGCAAAATCCTACAATATTAAATTTGTAAACCACCATAATGCATTGGAAGATGCGAGAGCAACCGCACAGATTTGGTTAAAACATATAAATGGAATTACTCCGGATCAACAAATTATTGACAAAGAGCGTGACAAACCCAAAAAAGGACTTTACGCTGATAAAAAACTTGATCCGGATTTATATAAGAAAGATCTATCGAAAGCCGATAAATCAAGTCCATTCTATGACAGGAAGGTGGTAATCACAGGTGATTTTTCGGATAGAATAAAGATGGCGAGGAAGTTAAAATTAATGGGTGCAGATATCAACTCTAATATAACCAGAAAAACTCATTTTGTTATAATTGGAGATAATCCAGGACCAAGAAAAATGGAGACCCTCAACAAATTGAGATTTGATGGCTACAGCATAACAACTCTGTCTGAAGATGACTTAAATAGAATATTTGAAGGCAACCTATGTAAAAACAACCCTGTCGGTCAACAGTCAAGCAGTAAATATAGAGAGAAATAA
- a CDS encoding response regulator transcription factor — MGGIAMNAEAKLTRRETQVGKLLAWGACKKTVADRLYISVHTVENHVRNIFEKTECRSVNEFSAWYFCTHFGISMELSPLKNIVAVCLLIIYMSGDIMQSTDAFTRNRSRRSTNVTERLRSRNRRDELDLTFSDVL, encoded by the coding sequence TTGGGGGGAATAGCCATGAATGCCGAGGCCAAGTTAACAAGAAGAGAAACTCAGGTTGGCAAATTACTTGCCTGGGGAGCATGCAAAAAAACAGTAGCAGATCGATTATATATATCGGTGCATACGGTTGAAAATCATGTTCGCAATATTTTCGAAAAAACAGAATGCCGTAGCGTTAATGAATTTTCTGCCTGGTATTTCTGCACACATTTTGGCATAAGTATGGAGCTTTCTCCACTTAAAAATATTGTAGCTGTTTGTTTGTTAATTATTTATATGTCTGGTGATATCATGCAGTCAACAGATGCATTTACACGCAACAGATCACGTAGAAGTACAAATGTAACAGAAAGACTTAGATCTAGGAACAGGAGAGACGAATTAGACTTAACTTTTTCTGATGTATTATGA
- a CDS encoding S49 family peptidase, with product MKSNYLITTLLRGKWFIDHRVDIETSEIIDKILKRGFAGETSILSDNKPFSYSIISTNGAIPVAQDIPEGIPYDTTAVFLIEGIMLKQGSLSHYGTTEIAASIRKAVEHDRITSIVLRIDSGGGAIDSIAPLVDVIQLAREKGKPVVASCDLCASAAYFVATYCNEIHADNDISAEFGSIGVMMSFRDYHKYYEKEGIKEHRIYSNLSEHKNQPLELAIQGKYDMIKEEMLDPLAVRFQKAVTENMPGLDTKVEGILSGKTFYADAALKNGMIHAIGDLDFSIARARKLRESSLINKYTNS from the coding sequence ATGAAATCGAATTATTTAATAACTACCTTACTTCGTGGAAAATGGTTTATCGACCACAGAGTTGATATTGAAACAAGCGAAATAATTGATAAGATCCTCAAGAGAGGTTTCGCTGGTGAGACTTCAATTTTGTCGGACAATAAACCTTTTTCTTATTCAATAATATCTACTAACGGTGCCATTCCAGTGGCTCAAGATATACCGGAAGGAATTCCATACGACACTACGGCAGTTTTCTTGATTGAAGGTATCATGTTAAAGCAAGGCTCATTAAGTCATTACGGCACTACAGAAATTGCAGCTTCTATCCGAAAGGCAGTTGAACACGACAGAATTACCAGCATAGTTTTACGAATTGATTCAGGCGGTGGGGCAATTGACTCCATTGCTCCATTGGTTGATGTTATACAGCTTGCACGTGAAAAAGGCAAACCGGTAGTAGCATCATGTGACCTGTGTGCCAGTGCTGCCTACTTTGTTGCTACCTATTGCAATGAAATTCATGCCGACAATGATATTAGTGCAGAATTCGGCTCAATTGGTGTGATGATGTCATTCCGAGATTATCATAAATACTACGAAAAGGAAGGAATTAAAGAACATCGTATATATTCAAACCTAAGTGAGCATAAGAACCAACCTCTTGAGCTTGCAATTCAGGGTAAATATGACATGATCAAAGAGGAAATGCTGGATCCGCTCGCAGTTAGATTTCAGAAAGCAGTTACTGAAAATATGCCAGGACTTGACACTAAGGTTGAAGGGATCCTTTCCGGAAAAACATTTTATGCAGATGCTGCACTTAAAAATGGAATGATACACGCTATAGGTGATCTTGATTTCTCAATTGCCAGGGCACGCAAATTACGTGAGAGTAGCTTAATTAATAAATATACGAACTCCTAA